The window CTGGTGTTCTTTGATGTTCTGGAGATGGTTAGATACTCTGCATTTTGTAATTCAAGATTAATGACTAATGGCTCCTTCACTGTTACAATCATTTGTATTATCTTTTTCTGTCCTCAGGAACTCTCTGCATTCTTGGATGGGAATAGATTTATGAGAAGTACAGAAATATTCCACACTCAAGTTCCTGAAGGACGAGTTGGAAAAAGCATCCTAGTTTATCAAAGGCACTGAACGCAAAACACTGAAGAGAATGAGAATACATTTTTAAGAAGCACAAAGATTTTCCCATACTTATGTATCTCAAGGACGAGTTTGAAGAAGCATCCTAGTTTACAAAATGCACTGAACAGAACCATTTTGACCATTGGCACGAGCCATTTGGAAGTTAATCAAAATGGATCTGTATTGTAAAGGAATAAATTATAATTAAAACTGAACAGATTGATCTTTTAAACACTGAAAATAATGCAACACGCCAGACAGTTTACTATATTAGGGGGGGAAAAGAAGCAGTCAATATTCACTTTTATTTTATTGGGAAGCTGCAATAAATTTTTAACAGCACATCTGTAAATGAAAGAAAATAATCAGCCTTAGTAAAACAAGCCATAGTTGGAATGTTACTGAACACAGTTGCACTTTATCTCACCATTTTAAACATATGTAATGTAGCCGCAAAGTATACAAATCAACTGTGGAACCGGCATCTTGCATTATTCAATACTATGTGAAAAAAAGTATTTCTCAGTGGTTTTGCTACTTAAAGTTTTACTGCACACAACAGTATCAATGTCAGCAATTGTTTTGTCCATTATCTCACAATTATCAATGTCACCTAATGACAATTTGAAATTGAAATTAAAGTGTATCTGTCAGTACATAACTCTTCAATGCCACTGACAAAAATACTATGCACCCAATGAATCATTATTAATTCACAATAGGCCTAAATGTAGACAATTAAAATGGtaaactttaaaaaatatattttttaaacaaggcCCAAAGAGAAGAAATGTTGTGCAAATTAGTCAGTGATGGCTCTTAAAAAGAACATGTAACAAATGACCTGATGACAATGTGTACTACAGAGTTAGCTACTGTCAGATTTACTTACTATATTCCCATGTTTAATTGCTCTAGTTAGTCATATTTAAAGACAATTCATGGCTAAATCATTGCAGCAATAATTTTCTTTGTGCTCATGAGATTAGATGCAGTCAGATACACCACCATTGATACTAACCTAAGGATTGCTTACACAACACAGGAAGCAAGGGGACATTCAGGCAGCGTTAAAAGAACATTGTGCAAAATCACAAAAACAGAAGAATAAGGATTTCCATCAAACACATCCTAAATAGACTTTGCAACTACAATATCAGCCATCATAAAAACGGATTCCTTAGGTAAGATTCTCAATATTTGGGATCAAAGGGCATAGGACCCAACTCTATTTTTACATCagccatgtgtctgtctgtgttccgtcctgctctgctccacttcctctctctttgtgGCCGGGGCCGGGTCCTCTGCTGCTGCTTTGCTAGCCTTTCTTCTTTAGTATCCGTATCTGGCCCCTCAAAGGGTTTACTGTGAGTTGGCGAACAGAAATGTCAGAATATGGTAATACACAACATCCTATTGAAAAAACAGTTATGAAAACTATAAACTTACCTTGACCCATAACGTTTTGAGTAGGTATCTCCAAAGAAGTGCCTGTAGACATACTCGTCAAGATCTTCAAAGACGTCATCGTTGTGGCCATGGTACTCATCCATGTCCTCCAGGTAGTCTTCCACACCACTAACAAAGTCTGTGAACAGCATCTGATCGTGGATGAAGACACCATTGTGAAAGAAATTTTTTATAAAGCTCTCCAGCTCAGTCCAGTGGTGGAAGTGGTCAACCTCCTGCTGGAGGTAGCTGTGAAGCAGCTGGTTGAACTCATCTGCTCTTATGGGGTCCATGGCTTTGTTGAAGAGGCTCATGGATTCTTGGTAGGCACAGTCGAAAACCCCAGAGCAACCTTTGGGCACTCCTCTTTGTTGTTGCTCAGCGTCTGGGTCCTCCTCAACTTTACTCCCTGACTTCCGGGTGTTACGGTGTGCCTGGAAAGAGTCTTCAGTGGATTTACGAGGGTGACGATGCAGGGGCTTGTGGGTTCTGGGCTGCCATGGTTCCTCCTCTGAGTGCTTGTTTCCATGGTCTCTATGATGCTCCTGCTGCTCAGGCTTGGCATCCTTCCTCTCGTGAAACCTCCGATTGTGAGGCCGGTAAGTCTTGTCCATCATACGCGAAGCAGAGTCCTTGAAGTGGCGGAAGGTGGATTTCACAGAATCAGAGAACTTCCTCAGATTCTCCTTCACAGCCTCTTTGGCTTTCGTTATCTGCTCTTTGTGATGGTGCACAAACTCCTTGGTGGAGTTCTTCACCGCATCAAAAGTATCTTTCACCTTCCCTATCACGCCATCCTTGGACTTCTTGACTTTGGCCTGCTTGTCTCCCTTGGCCCTCTCCTCTTTGGTTTCCACATAGAGCCTCTCCCAAAGGTCGGAGCGCTGCTGCTCAAAGCTCAGCTTCTTCTGCAACTCCATGAGCCGTGACTGCAGCTCCTTTGTCTCCAGGTCGGCCTCTCCTCCGGCCCTGGTGTTGCGGCTGCTTAGCTGCTCCCTTAGCTGGTCAGTCACCCTCCGCTCATTATCCAGCTCCCTCCTCAGCGTCTGGGCATCAGCCATCAGGGCCTCCCTCTGGCTCAGGAAGCTACGGAGGCGCTGCGTCTCCTCCTCCAGGTGGTCCTTCAGCCTCTGGTTCTCAGACAGTATGGAGTCGGCCCCGGCCCCAGTCTCCTCCAGGTCTCGGATCTGGGAGCGCAGGTTCCTCAGCTCCTCCTGAAGGGTGGACAGGGACTCCTCCTCACGCTCCAGGGAGCTCTTCAGCAGCTGGTTCTCCACCATCAGGTGATTCTGCTGAGACTCAATCTTAACCCTCTCTTCACCAGTCTTCTTCAGTTTCACGACCAAGTCTTCTTTCTGGGCCTTGTTTCAAaacaaaaatacactgctcaaaaaaataaagggaacacttaaacaacacaatgtaactccaagtcaatcacacttctttgaaatcaaactgtccacttaggaagcaacactgattgacaataaatgtcacatgctgttgtgcaaatggaatagacaaaaggtggaaattataggcaattagcaagccacccccaaaaaaggagtgattctgcaggtggtgaccacagaccacttctcagttcctatgcttcctggctgatgttttggtcacttttgaatgctggcggtgctctcactctagtggtagcatgagacggagtctacaacccacacaagtggctcaggtagtgcagttcatccaggatggcacatcaatgcgagctgtggcaaaaaggtttgctgtgtctgtcagcgtagtgtccagagcatggaggcgctaccaggagacaggccagtacatcaggagacgtggaggaggccgtaggagggcaacaacccagcagcaggaccgctacctccgcctttgtgcaaggaggtgcactgccagagccctgcaaaatgacctccagcaggccacaaatgtgcttgtgtcagcatatggtctcacaaggggtctgaggatctcatctcggtacctattggcagtcaggctacctctggcgaaaacatggagggctgtgcggccccacaaagaaatgccaccccacaccatgactgacccatcgccaaaccggtcatgctggaggatgttgcaggcagcacggcgtctccagactctgtcacgtctgtcacatgtgctcatgtgctcagtgtgaacctgctttcatctgtgaagagcacagggcgccagtggcgaatttgccaatcttggtgttctctgccaaacgtcctgcacggtgttgggctgtaagcacaacccccacctgtggacgtcgggccctcataccaccctcatggagtctttctgaccgtttgagcagacaaatgcacatttgtggcctgctggaggtcattttgcagggctctggcagtgcacctccttcaacaaaggcggaggtagcggtcctgctgctgggttgttgccctcctacggcctcctccacgtctcctgatgtactggcctgtctcctggtagcgcctccatgctctggacactacgctgacagacacagcatacctttttgccacagctcgcattgatgtgccatcctggatgaactgcactacctgagccacttgtgtgggttgtagactccgtctcatgctaccactagagtgagagcaccgccagcattcaaaagtgaccaaaacatcagccaggaagcataggaactgagaagtggtctgtggtcaccacctgcagaatcactccttttttgggggtggcttgctaattgcctataatttccaccttttgtctattccatttgcacaacagcatgtgaaatgtattgtcaatcagtgttgcttcctaagtggacagtttgatttcacagaagtgtgattgacttggagttacattgtgttgtttaagtgttccctttatttttttgagcagtgtacatttgtTATGCATCCACAAAGGAGTATTAGCAAAACGCTTAACATATGAACAACAAGGGGAACAGTTAGGCTTAAATTAATAATGAAGATGGTTAAAAGTGAAACAATGACATAACATTTCTTCAGTCTCACGAATAAACGACAAATAAATGAATGGTGAATTTTGTTGCAGTATTTGAATCTTTATTTAGATATTAGTCCACCTTCAATTTATATGGAAAGACCCACCACTAGTGTTAAATTTGAACCTTAACCTGTACTTGCATGTTACCTGTAGCTGGGCCTGTTTGGATCTGAGATCCTGGTTCTCTTTAGTAAGCTTGTCGATAATCCCTGTGAGAGACAGCATCATGTCACTCTTGTCCTTTAGGTCTTCtctcagactcttaaccacttcCTAAACGTGTGGAAACAGCATCACCAAAGTGAGCAAATGCATTGCTATAAAATGAGAATACACTCTTAAGCCTCATCTCATGCTACAGTTAAGTGGAGTGTCAAAAATGTTTCAAGTGGGCAAAAAGCCATCAAAAACAAATCGTAGAGAACCTTGCATATAAGAATATTGAAGATGAATAGTTTAAATGTGAAATCACAAAAATATAACTGCGAGCAGCAATATGAAGAGGGTTCACAGGATGACAAAGGAAAAAATATCAGTTGGATAACAAAGCAAGCACTTTATCATGTAGGATCAATCTTCCTTTATGTGCAATCAGTTAAAACATTGAAGATGATTATAAAAGTATTTTTAGCATATGTGCATCTATAGGTACAGTGTGGTCATATTTAATGCAGAGAAAAAAACTATTAAAAGCCTTTTGTAATGAGTCTAAACACAACATCTGGAGTGAATCTGATGTATGGTTCATCAGGAGAATATGCCTGCAGATGATTTTGAGCATTACATGACTTGTTAATAGTTTCCTTGTTTTTGAGATATCAAAACCAATTTCAATGTGGTTCATCTTAAGGATGTCCATGATAGCGATGACAAATTTCAAGTTGCTAGGCCACTATGGAGTATATTTACACTGGTTTAAATGGACATGTAAAATCATATTTTGACCAATCCCCTCGTCTTTCTCAAACTAATTTAAGACAT is drawn from Salvelinus fontinalis isolate EN_2023a chromosome 4, ASM2944872v1, whole genome shotgun sequence and contains these coding sequences:
- the ccpg1 gene encoding cell cycle progression protein 1 isoform X4 is translated as MSESSSDTESSCGWTIISNEGSDIEALGPENGLECGSDLPESAVLEPELLQNQPTSLSAECTEERGESSLDATLKEETLDKSLSASEAGGEVAGDEHVTLCSSSDHSDIVTLGDMRETELGPWDEQTVEEEEGAVSEELYLGTSSSSQYTFSAAETVFPAEQPVVADSSNSEDEGGEQVTPVVRRRRVRKSTTSSVAEHGEEVQESGHSDREETLEEGQKEVQEEEVQQEPHIAPPTQGHISGTLNKCILLALIIAISMGFGHFYGTVQVQERQKIVEKICGVNDLGNSRDLQPQCHKGPNVINKAQKEDLVVKLKKTGEERVKIESQQNHLMVENQLLKSSLEREEESLSTLQEELRNLRSQIRDLEETGAGADSILSENQRLKDHLEEETQRLRSFLSQREALMADAQTLRRELDNERRVTDQLREQLSSRNTRAGGEADLETKELQSRLMELQKKLSFEQQRSDLWERLYVETKEERAKGDKQAKVKKSKDGVIGKVKDTFDAVKNSTKEFVHHHKEQITKAKEAVKENLRKFSDSVKSTFRHFKDSASRMMDKTYRPHNRRFHERKDAKPEQQEHHRDHGNKHSEEEPWQPRTHKPLHRHPRKSTEDSFQAHRNTRKSGSKVEEDPDAEQQQRGVPKGCSGVFDCAYQESMSLFNKAMDPIRADEFNQLLHSYLQQEVDHFHHWTELESFIKNFFHNGVFIHDQMLFTDFVSGVEDYLEDMDEYHGHNDDVFEDLDEYVYRHFFGDTYSKRYGSSKPFEGPDTDTKEERLAKQQQRTRPRPQRERKWSRAGRNTDRHMADVKIELGPMPFDPKY
- the ccpg1 gene encoding cell cycle progression protein 1 isoform X2, producing the protein MSESSSDTESSCGWTIISNEGSDIEALGPENGLECGSDLPESAVLEPELLQNQPTSLSAECTEERGESSLDATLKEETLDKSLSASEAGGEVAGDEHVTLCSSSDHSDIVTLGDMRETELGPWDEQTVEEEEGAVSEELYLGTSSSSQYTFSAAETVFPAEQPVVADSSNSEDEGGEQVTPVVRRRRVRKSTTSSVAEHGEEVQESGHSDREETLEEGQKEVQEEEVQQEPHIAPPTQGHISGTLNKCILLALIIAISMGFGHFYGTVQVQERQKIVEKICGVNDLGNSRDLQPQCHKGPNVINKEVVKSLREDLKDKSDMMLSLTGIIDKLTKENQDLRSKQAQLQAQKEDLVVKLKKTGEERVKIESQQNHLMVENQLLKSSLEREEESLSTLQEELRNLRSQIRDLEETGAGADSILSENQRLKDHLEEETQRLRSFLSQREALMADAQTLRRELDNERRVTDQLREQLSSRNTRAGGEADLETKELQSRLMELQKKLSFEQQRSDLWERLYVETKEERAKGDKQAKVKKSKDGVIGKVKDTFDAVKNSTKEFVHHHKEQITKAKEAVKENLRKFSDSVKSTFRHFKDSASRMMDKTYRPHNRRFHERKDAKPEQQEHHRDHGNKHSEEEPWQPRTHKPLHRHPRKSTEDSFQAHRNTRKSGSKVEEDPDAEQQQRGVPKGCSGVFDCAYQESMSLFNKAMDPIRADEFNQLLHSYLQQEVDHFHHWTELESFIKNFFHNGVFIHDQMLFTDFVSGVEDYLEDMDEYHGHNDDVFEDLDEYVYRHFFGDTYSKRYGSSKPFEGPDTDTKEERLAKQQQRTRPRPQRERKWSRAGRNTDRHMADVKIELGPMPFDPKY
- the ccpg1 gene encoding cell cycle progression protein 1 isoform X3; amino-acid sequence: MSESSSDTESSCGWTIISNEGSDIEALGPENGLECGSDLPESAVLEPELLQNQPTSLSAECTEERGESSLDATLKEETLDKSLSASEAGGEVAGDEHVTLCSSSDHSDIVTLGDMRETELGPWDEQTVEEEEGAVSEELYLGTSSSSQYTFSAAETVFPAEQPVVADSSNSEDEGGEQVTPVVRRRRVRKSTTSSVAEHGEEVQESGHSDREETLEEGQKEVQEEEVQQEPHIAPPTQGHISGTLNKCILLALIIAISMGFGHFYGKFEGTVWSGWFEGTVQVQERQKIVEKICGVNDLGNSRDLQPQCHKGPNVINKAQKEDLVVKLKKTGEERVKIESQQNHLMVENQLLKSSLEREEESLSTLQEELRNLRSQIRDLEETGAGADSILSENQRLKDHLEEETQRLRSFLSQREALMADAQTLRRELDNERRVTDQLREQLSSRNTRAGGEADLETKELQSRLMELQKKLSFEQQRSDLWERLYVETKEERAKGDKQAKVKKSKDGVIGKVKDTFDAVKNSTKEFVHHHKEQITKAKEAVKENLRKFSDSVKSTFRHFKDSASRMMDKTYRPHNRRFHERKDAKPEQQEHHRDHGNKHSEEEPWQPRTHKPLHRHPRKSTEDSFQAHRNTRKSGSKVEEDPDAEQQQRGVPKGCSGVFDCAYQESMSLFNKAMDPIRADEFNQLLHSYLQQEVDHFHHWTELESFIKNFFHNGVFIHDQMLFTDFVSGVEDYLEDMDEYHGHNDDVFEDLDEYVYRHFFGDTYSKRYGSSKPFEGPDTDTKEERLAKQQQRTRPRPQRERKWSRAGRNTDRHMADVKIELGPMPFDPKY
- the ccpg1 gene encoding cell cycle progression protein 1 isoform X1, producing the protein MSESSSDTESSCGWTIISNEGSDIEALGPENGLECGSDLPESAVLEPELLQNQPTSLSAECTEERGESSLDATLKEETLDKSLSASEAGGEVAGDEHVTLCSSSDHSDIVTLGDMRETELGPWDEQTVEEEEGAVSEELYLGTSSSSQYTFSAAETVFPAEQPVVADSSNSEDEGGEQVTPVVRRRRVRKSTTSSVAEHGEEVQESGHSDREETLEEGQKEVQEEEVQQEPHIAPPTQGHISGTLNKCILLALIIAISMGFGHFYGKFEGTVWSGWFEGTVQVQERQKIVEKICGVNDLGNSRDLQPQCHKGPNVINKEVVKSLREDLKDKSDMMLSLTGIIDKLTKENQDLRSKQAQLQAQKEDLVVKLKKTGEERVKIESQQNHLMVENQLLKSSLEREEESLSTLQEELRNLRSQIRDLEETGAGADSILSENQRLKDHLEEETQRLRSFLSQREALMADAQTLRRELDNERRVTDQLREQLSSRNTRAGGEADLETKELQSRLMELQKKLSFEQQRSDLWERLYVETKEERAKGDKQAKVKKSKDGVIGKVKDTFDAVKNSTKEFVHHHKEQITKAKEAVKENLRKFSDSVKSTFRHFKDSASRMMDKTYRPHNRRFHERKDAKPEQQEHHRDHGNKHSEEEPWQPRTHKPLHRHPRKSTEDSFQAHRNTRKSGSKVEEDPDAEQQQRGVPKGCSGVFDCAYQESMSLFNKAMDPIRADEFNQLLHSYLQQEVDHFHHWTELESFIKNFFHNGVFIHDQMLFTDFVSGVEDYLEDMDEYHGHNDDVFEDLDEYVYRHFFGDTYSKRYGSSKPFEGPDTDTKEERLAKQQQRTRPRPQRERKWSRAGRNTDRHMADVKIELGPMPFDPKY